CGCCGGCACTATATCCAGCTTCTCCGATACCTCCTCACCTATCCGGCTCAGCCGACTGCCGCAACCACATTGTTTCTCCTCTTCTCTGAGATCATGGATTATCTCTTCCCGCGGCAGTTCCTTTGGTAGTGGTTTGCGACCGGTCTTACGCGTATGCGCAGGAATGCTTATCTCTTTCTCTCTTACCTCTTCCTCTACTTCCTCGGCCTCGTCAAATAATGAACCCTGCTCTCCGTTAGCCTCTTCCCTCTTCTCCGTCTTGCGACCATACAGCAGGTCCTTTAACAGACGCACCTGCTCTTGAAGCAGGCTTACCTCCGTGTTGAAATTTACAATTATTTCCTTTAATACTTCGGGGTTATCAGGTAGGTTGGCTACGTCTGAATTCATGCTGTAATTATACCATAACTGCCTGTTTTATATGCATTTTAAATGCATATACCTGAATCAGTTTTGTAAATATTTGCCCTCAGATTACTCCCCTGTAACTCAGCCTGCCATGCCCCTTCATATTACTGACATCCAGTCCCTCCAACAGCCACATAAGTTCCCTCTGCTCCACTTCCATTACATCTTGCCTTGACTCCGGCCAGATAAACCTGTCCTTCTCCAACCGCTTCTGCCACAGACAGAATCCGTTCTGATCCCAGTACAGTATCTTTATCATGTTGCGCCTCTTATTTGAAAAGACGAACATATGCCCTGATAACGGATTTAACTCCATCTGGCTTTCCACCAGGATCGACAATCCGTTTATTGCCTTCCGCATATCCGTATTCCCTATCGCTATATACACTCTCAGCTTATCCCCATGCATCAGCATTGCACTTCCCTCAGTGTCCGCAGCACTTCCCCTAACACCTCCCGCTTAAACCCTTCCTTGATTTCTATTCGGTATTCATCTTTGCACAGCACTACTCCTGTTTGGCTTTCTGCAGGGATTTGGAGCGCTGGCTTTATCTGTATCGGTACAAATGAAACTGATGTTTTCTCCCTCAACTTCCTCTTCCAGTATGTAAATGATTTCGGGCTCAGTTTCTGCCGTCGGCAATACTCTGCCTGACTCATTCCCCCTCTGCTCCACTCCCGTATATGCCCCTTCCAGTATTCCTCTTTCTCTCCCTCTCTTGACCCTTTCTTTGCCACGACTCGCCTCCTTATTTTTGATTGGCTTATCATGGCATCTCTTACCTCTTCCTGGGAAGATGGGCTTTATTTGACGCTTACTGATAATCAAAGACATAATCAAAGTCCTGGCTGAAGGGCGGGTTCCCCTTGTTCTTACAGATCGCATTGAGCACCTGGAAGCGATTGCTTCCAAACTTAAAGGGTTAGCAAGAAATGTTATAGTTCTGAGGGGAGGTTTGGGAAAAAGGAAGTTGAAAAACCTGACTGAGCAGCTTATGGATATTCCTGAAGGAGAAGAACGACTGATTGTATCCACCGGACGTTATATAGGTGAGGGATTTGACTATGCCTGGCTGGACACTCTTTTTTTAACAATGCCTGTTTCATGGCGGGGAACAATCCAGCAGTATGCAGGCCGTCTCCATCGTCTCCATACCAATAAGAAGATAGTCCGGATTTACGATTATATCGATAGTCAGGTTCCCGTACTTCTTCGTATGTATAAAAGAAGACTTAAAGGCTACAAGGCTATAGGATACTCAATTCAGGAAAATACATTTTAGCTGACTGCTTTCATATCAAGAAGAAAGTTTTTCTCAAGTACATAGCTGAAGAAAAACCTTTTTTCACCAAAAAACATACAGAGAGCACTATATGAGTTGGCGATACTCTTTGATAAATAAAGCATTTTTGCGCATCTTCAGCGAACTATGTGTCAAGGATGCGGAGAAGATTCTGGAGGATATCATGTAATGGCTGACTTGAATTTCTCCAGCTTTTTCCGTTTTGTTTTCCCACTCGATCTGGCGAGCACCATTGCCGGCGGCATCGTTGGATTAGCCTTGGTTTATCTCGTTAAATGGCTCTGGCGTCCAAAGGTCAAAGAACTTGGTTTTAGAAAAGAGAAGGTTAACTTCGGTACTTTGCATAATTTTGGGTTTAAGATTAAAGGGAAAGAAGCTCCAGGCTTGTGCAGTTTAGAGATCGAATGGTGTGGCAATAAGGTTTTCGCCAAATGGGATGAGACATCAAATCCTCTTAAAGATGACAAGATAGATGAATTTGTTCCCGAACGTGTGCCACAAATATATTATCAGCCGATTTTTTTAAACGAGAGTATTACGTGCCGATTATTTTTGAGCCTGAGAATAGAGGCAGTAAAGAGGTGTTTAGCGGATGGTGGTTTGGAAAAAATAAAGGATATGGTCCTAACCCGGCCAGCAATAATAATACAAAAATTAGCCTTACACTCGTTGGCAATGGCCTGATTTGGAAAAAGGAATTCAATGTAAGCGAAATAGTTAATGATTAGAGAAAATAACAATAGAGGATGCTTCCATGGTGGACATAAGTTTCACACAAACTGAAGCGGATGCGCTGAATTAAGTAATGAGACAATTCCCAAAATACGATACCTCCGGCCTTGTCGAGGCCCACTACGAGCCTGGGTCGCGTTGCCGTGTCCTCAGAAACAAGCTTGGCATCAAACTCAGGCGGGAGATGGACAGGGCCGAAATCGATGCACTGGCACACGCCCTGAAAAAACTCGCTGGGATGTTTGGTCCGGAACACAGATTCACGGCCAACGACGTATGCAGCATCCATGGGGTATGGCTTGGTGATATATACGAATGGGCTGGCAAGTACCGGCAGGTCAATATCAGCAAGGGGGAATTCCTGTTTGCCGGCGCTGCACAGATTCCAAAGCTCATGAAAGACTTCGAGCGGGGAGTCCTCAAAGAGTTCACGCCATGCAATTTCAAGACCCTTGAGGAAGTGGCGAGAGCCATTGCCACGGTGCATGTAGAGCTTGTGCTAATCCATCCATTCAGAGAAGGCAATGGCAGGGCGGCCCGTCTGCTTGCAGACCTGATGGCTATGCAGGCGAATTATTATCCCCTTGATTACACAGGTATCAGCAAAGGCAAGCAGCGCAAAGCATACTTCAGGGCGGTGCAGGAGGGAATGAACAGGAACTATCGACCTATGATTGAGATTTTCGACCGCGTGGTTTCAAGGACTTTGAAGGAGGCTCAACAATGACGGCATTCATACCTTCTCCTATGTGGGCTACAGCCCAGTCCTTAGAAGGCTTTATATGCACCCCTTCTATGGCTGAAGAAGAGGTGACAGACGTGTATATGAACCTTTCGGCCTTCTCAGGGTCTTTAAATAGGGGGTTGGTTTCTAATAAGGACTTTCGCTTCATAATTTTATTATACCATAATATTATACCATAGTACCATGCGAATGAAGGGCAATATCAGTTGAGCAAACAGGCATTAACAGAAGATGCCCTTGAAAAAGTATGGGGACAGGCTATTTTTTGATGATTGTGAACACAACTGAAAAAGATTTATCTAACCCGTTACCCATTTCAGCTCAAGGCTGTTTTGGGTAACGGGAGCTGAGGGCTGGGTTGGTCTGAACACATCTTGCAAAGAAAAAAACTCAATTTTTTTCAGACAGGATTAACAGGATGTTTTAAGAAACCGGTTGATTATCTGACTCTGTATAAACGTTTGCTATTGCAGTAAGTTTTATGTAGATGTATGCCCTGTCAGCTCGTTCTTCTGGTGAATCAGTATTGTCCTGCATATATTTTACGTATCCGCATTTTGTCCGGATTCAAGCTCAAAACAGACCGTGACTATTTGTGAACAGGCTGTATTCGACAGAAACAAGGCCTCTGCGACAATATAATTAAATATTGCCATGAGTATCAAGGGATTCTGGAGATTCATGGATTGTATTTTTTTGTTGACAAAAATAGAATTATCGTATATTATTAAGCTATGTTGCAGAGACTATTCTCCTCAACTGTAAGGGCCGATATCCTGGCGTTGCTTTTGAATAACCCGAACGAGAAGTTCTATGTTCGGGAGATTGCAAATATCCTGCGGAAAAATCCATCCGGAGTCAAGAGAGAACTTGATAACCTTGAGAAGATGGGCATACTCGTCAGTGAGAGGGTTGCCAATCTGAGATATTTTCAGGCAAACACAAATTCCCCCTTTTTCCCCGAACTCAGAAATCTGATAACAAAATCACTTGGCCTGCCAGGTGCCCTGAAGTCTGTATTGCGGGCTTCCGGGGTCAAGGCTGCCTTTATTACCGGTCCCTATGCCGAGGGACTTGCAACTGATTCTATCGATCTTTTTGTTATAGGTGGTGGAGCTTCTTTAAAGGAGTCATTTGAGAACATTGAAAAAGAGTTTAAAGTGACGATTAACATCAGACAGGTTTCAGAGGCAGACTTCAGAAAGATGAAGAAGCAGATGACTGGGGAGATGAAAAAGATAACAAAAGGGAAAAAGATGATTCTCTTCGGAAGGATCTGATTTTATAAACCCCGTATTCGGGGAAGAAAGGGGGTGAAAAGGACGATGGCAACTGTAAAGAAGACGGTCAAAAAGAAGGCAGCTACTGCCAAGAAGACAGTCACAAAGAAGGCGGCCACTGCCAAGAAGACGGTTGCAAAGAAGGCGACCGTTGCCAAGAAGACGGTTGCAAAGAAGGCAACTACTGCCAAGAAGACGGTTGCAAAGAAGGCAACTACTGCCAAGAAGACGGTTACAAAGAAGGCGGCCACTGCCAAGAAGACGGTTGCAAAGAAGGCAACTACTGCCAAGAAGACGGTTGCAAAAAAGGCAGCTACTGCCAAGAAAACGGTTACAAAAAAGGCAGCTACCGCCAGGAAGAAGGTTATAAAGAAGGCAGCCGCTGCACTCAAGTAGAAACGTTCTATGGCTGGAGTGCTGTAAATTGCTCTCCAGCCTCCCTTTTTTTCTCGTGCTTTATCGCCTTCGAATAAGAGATGTCATGCTAAAGGAATCTCCCCTTGAAACATGCAGTGAAAATATTATAAAACACAAGGGCAGAAAGGTGCAAAATATTTCTTTTCAAGTATTGGAAGTTACAGGTCTGCCACGGACTTTTTCGATTGATGATTAACAAATTCTCAGCTGGCCCTGCGTTTTCTGCGGTTAAAAAAATCAGTGCTTGTGATTATCCAATTATAGATATCAAATTGTACATATCTAATTGTAAACGGCGGCGTAACACTGGCTGAGTTCGGTCTCATGGGAGACGAGTTCCCATGAATCCACTGAAGAGAGGAGTTTTCTGAGGAACCTTACATGTGAGGAATGACCGGCCCTGTCAGCAATTATATGCCCATGAATGGGATAGCCGATGAGAGAGAGGTCTCCTATCAGGTCGAGTATTTTATGCCTGACAAATTCATCGTCAAACCTCAATCCTGTTTCATTGAGTATCCCGTGATCGCCTATAACTATTGCATTGTCAAATGAGCCACCCTTTGCAAGTCCGTTAGCCCTGAGCATCTCCACATTTTTAAGAAAACCAAAGGTCCGGGCAGGGGCTATATCCCTGATAAATACCTCTTCATCGAGGTCAAGACTCAGGTTCTGAGTGCCGAATGAGTGGTGTTTGAAATGGATACTGTAAGTCAGTCGCCTTCCGTTGTATGGAATCGCCGTGACTTCTGTATGGCCGTCATTGAGCGTAATTGGCTTTGTGATACGGATGAAGGAGCGCTTCCCGTCCTGCTTTGAGATTCCGGCCCCCAGAATTACATTGACGAGTTCAGTAGAGCTTCCATCAAGAATGGGAATTTCCGGGCCGTTGACCTCAATGATAATGTTATCAATGCCTATACCCGAGAGCGTTGAAAGCAGGTGTTCAATGGTCTTTATCCGTGTACCGTTATATCCTATAGTGGTTGCAAAGGCCGTGTCCACGACTGAACCGATGTGGGCCTTTATGATGGTCCTGCGGTCGGTTCTTATAAATACGATTCCCGCGTCACGCGGAGCCGGTTTGAGAGTGATCTTTGTAACACGTCCTGTGTGAAGTCCTATCCCCTCAAATGTTGCTCTCTTTTTTATCGTTCTCTGTAGTCGCATAATCTTAAGAATTTAAATTAAAGCAAGAATGGTGCCAGAAAAAATGCTTTGACAGGCAACAAAGTCTTGTGACAATATTTGCAGAGTGGCTACATAAATGTGGTATTTTCTACACAGTAATGCCTGCTGACCGGATACCTATGTTACCTCACCGCCAACTACTATTTCCGGAATCCTTACTGTAGGCATTGCATCAGAGACAGGGACTCCCTGTGCATCCTTACCGCAGGTTCCGATGGCAAACCCGAGGTCGGATGCGACCATATCCATGGATTTAAGTATCTGCGGTCCATTACCTGTCAGGGTAGCTCCCCTTACAGGTTCTCCGACGAGTCCGTCCTTTATGATGTATCCCTCCTGAACCTCGAAAACAAAATCCCCGGTGACGGTGTTTACCTGACCTCCCCCCATCTTCTTAACAAGGAGCCCCTGCTGCACAGACCTGATAATCTCCTCCGGAGAGTCAGTGCCGGGTGCAATAAATGTATTGCTCATGCGGGGTATCGGCCTGTGCTGGTAAGACTCCCGCCTGCCGTTACCTGTTGTTGATCTCTTTCCCTCTTTCAGGGCATTCAGCCTGTCATACATGTAAGCCACAAGCACTCCCCTGTCCACAAGTACCGTTCTCTGTGAGGGGGTTGCCTCGTCATCGAATCTGAAAGACCCTCTCCTGTTGGGGAGGGTTGCATCGTCAATAACGGTTATCAGGCTGGATGCCACATTTTGGCCCAGTTTTTCTGAATAAACAGAGAGACCCTGCCCGGCAAGGTCTGCCTCAAGGCCATGTCCTATAGCCTCATGAATCATTGTGCCGCCCGCTTCAGAGGCTATAACCACGGGCATACGGCCGGCAGGTGCCCTCCTGGCCTTCAGCATCATAACAGCCCTGCCGGCTGCCTTTTCAGAGATGACATTCAGCGGATGCTCATCAAAGAGCTCAAATCCTGTATGTCCGCCCACCGGCTCATAACCCGTCTGGATTGTACCGTCTTCAGCAGCAATTACCTGGACAAGGGCAAGCGTATGCACCCTCCTGTCATCTGCCATGACCCCGTCGGATGTTGCTATCCTGACGGTCTGAGCCGATTCCCTGTAAACCACAAGTACCTGCTTGATGCTCTGATTGTAGGCCCTAGCTGTCCGGTCGGCGTCTTTCAGCATGTTTATCTTTTTCCGGGATTCTACCTCCTCGGGCGGTATTTTTATAACAAAGTCAACCTTCGGGTTGATGCTTCTGAGATCAATCGTCTTTTGCAGGGCAGGGCCTTTTGATGCCTTGCTTACTGTTTCCGCCAGTTCAAGTATTGCCCCTTGACTGAATTCGTTTGTATATCCGTAAGCGGATTTTCCCTGGAATATAACCCTTATTCCAACCCCTGCATCTGTCCCTTTCAGGAGTTTCTCGATCTTGCCGTCCTCAAGTTGTACGGATAAGGACCTCTTTGATTCAACAAATATATCGGCGTAATCTCCTCCATGCTTCAGTGCAACTTTAATTGCCTTACTCAATATATCCCGGTCAATCACAAAAAACCTCCTGTCCCAAGTCATGTAATGTTAGCATGTAATGTTACTATTTTATGGTAAACTATTATATCATTTTCTTTACCAGTATCAGTATGAAACCGAAAACACGAGACAGGGAAATATTCCGTGAAGGGGAGGGGCGTCCTTTTTTATGATCGGTTTGATAGGTGGTAGCGGACTGTACGAGATTCCGGGGTTTAAGGTCAATGAGAGGAGGGCTGTTGAGACACCCTATGGTCTTCCTTCCGATGAATTCATGATTGGTGAGTTATCCGGGAGGACCGTGGCCTTTCTGCCGAGACACTCTTTTAAGCATAATATCCCCCCTCACAAGGTGAATTACCGTGCCAATATCCGGGGTTTTAAAGAACTGGGCGCAGAAAGGGTGATAGCCGTCAGTGCAGTGGGCGGCATTAACAGCAGTTTAAGCCCGGGGGATATCGTGCTCCTTAATCAGTTGATTGATTTTACAAAGTCCAGGGTAAATACTTTTTATGATGGTGATGATGTGGTGCATGTGGACTTTACAGAGCCGTATTGTCCGGAGTTGAGGGAGAGCTTTATCCAGGCATCTGAGTCCGGAGGGATAAAGCTCCGGAATGGCGGGACATATATATGTGTGGAGGGGCCGAGGCTTGAGACAGCGGCCGAGATCGCTTTTTTCAGCTCCATGAATGCCGATGTTGTCGGCATGACAGGCATGCCCGAGGCAGTGCTTGCACGTGAGAGTGAATTGTGTTATGTGGCCCTGTGTGTGGTTACGAACCTTGCAGCAGGAATTTCACCTGTGAAGCTTACTACTAAAGAGGTGGTTGAAACAATGAACAGAAGTACTGAAGATGTGAAGACCCTGTTGTCCGGGGCGATCGGATTGGTCCCTCAGCAGAGGGATTGTCCCTGCGGGGAGGCACTTAGAGATGCAGGAATGTGAGGCCGGAGTGGAGAGTATTCTGATAGTTGAGGACAAAAAGTCCATGGCTGATATGCTGAAGGCTTCCCTGAGCTCGGAGGGTTACAAATGTATTATAGCCCTTGACGGAAAGGAAGGTATAAAGCAGCTTCAGCAGAGGACTGTTGGCGTTGTTGTTACCGACCTTAAACTTCCGAAGAAGGATGGTCTGGAGGTGCTTAAGGCCGCCCAGGTTGAAGACCCCACGCTTCCTGTAATAATAATGACCGCATATGGAACCATAGAAGTAGCTGTGGAGGCGATGAAGCAGGGTGCCTATGATTTTATAACAAAGCCTTTTGACATAGATCATCTGCTCGTTATTGTCAGGAGGGCTCTGGAAGTGAGACGGCTTTACAGGGAAAACCTTCTTCTGAAAGAGGAGGTTTCTTCAAGGACAGGCCTGCCCAGGATTATAGGGGTGAGTGACAAGATCAAGGATGTGGTTCAGAAAGTCCAGAGGGTTGCCCCTACAAAGAGCACGGTCCTTTTGCATGGAGAGAGCGGTACAGGCAAGGAGCTCTTTGCAAGGGCGATACATCACCTGAGTATGGGCAAGGACAACCTTTTTGTTCCCATAAACTGTGCAGCCATTCCCCGTGAATTACTTGAAAGTGAGCTTTTTGGACATGAGAAGGGAGCATTTACAGGTGCTGAAGCAAGAAAGCTGGGAAAGTTTGAACTCGCGCACAAGGGTACGATCTTTCTTGACGAGATTGCAGAGCTTGAGATGTCGCTTCAGGCAAAGCTTTTGAGGGTTCTGCAGGACCACGTTATTGAGCGTGTTGGGGGTACAAGACCGATTCAGGTTGAGGTCAGGGTGATTGCAGCAAGTAACAAGGATCTGGCCTCCTGCATTCAGGAGGGTAAGTTCAGGGAGGATCTGTATTACAGGCTGAACGTCTTTCCCATATTTATCCCGCCGCTCAGGGAGAGAAGGGACGATATACCGATGCTTGCGGAGTTCTTTGTTAATAAATATGCCGCTGAGATGAAGATAAAACCGAAAGCAATATCACGTGAGACCATGAAGCTGCTCATGGAGTATAACTGGAAGGGAAATGTGAGGGAGATTGAAAACACAATCGAACGGGCAATGATCCTTGCAGATGGGGATACCATCCTGCCGGAGCATATCTCACTGATGGCGTTGAAAGTCAATTCTTCCATTGAGGGACTTCCGATGGATGGCCCCCTTGAGGAGACGACAAAGGCTGCCCTGAAACTTGCAGAGACGCTGAGGATCAGAAAGGCACTTGAGAGCACAAGGTGGAACAAGACACGGGCTGCGGAGTTACTGAAGATAAGCTATAAAACACTTCTTACAAAGATCAAGGAATATCAGATCGAGTAGCTGGAATCCGGTGATGAAAAAAGTGAAATCATTGACACCAAAGGCTTCAGCTCGTTATTATAAAAGATAAACAGCAGTACAGAATCCTACAGTGCCACAGACCTTTCCAGGTATAGGATTACCAACAGGGCGTATAGTTGTGGATAGCAGAACCACTATATATTCGGGGGCAGTATGTCAGGACACTCCAAATGGTCTCAAATAAAACACAAAAAAGCCGTAGTTGACGTCAAGAGGGGCAAGCTCTTCTCAAAGCTTGCCAAGGAGATAGCTGTTGCTGCCAGGCTTGGGGGTGAGGATCCAGCAATGAATCCGAGGTTGAGAACGGCAATCGAGAAGGCAAAAGAGGCAAACATGCCTCACGATAATATAAAAAGGGCCATACAGAAGGGCACGGGTGAGTTGCCGGGTGCCTCATATGAGGAGGCCATCTATGAAGGATATGGCCCCGGCGGGGTGGCCCTGCTTATCGAGGTGCTTACGGACAACAAGAACCGTACAGTGGCAGAGATAAGACACCTGCTCGGCAAGCATGGCGGTAGTCTCGGTGAGGCAGGATGTGTCTCCTGGATGTTTGAAAAAAAGGGGTATATCCTTGTTGAGAAGTCGTCCACTGACGAGGATACGCTAATGAGTATTGTCATTGATGCGGGTGCAGAGGATATGAAGAATGATCCCAGTGAAGCTCACTACGAGATAATTACAGCCCCGGAAGACCTTAAAAAGGTTAAGGATGTGCTTCTGGAACGGGGTATCCCCGTATCCGTGGCGGAGATAACCATGCTTCCAAAGTCCTGTGTCTCCCTGGATAGTAGTACGGCAGAGAAGATGATCAGGCTCATGGAGATACTTGAAGACCTTGATGATGTACAGAATGTCTATGCAAACTTTGACATCCCTGATGAAGTGATGGCCAAGGCTGAAAAATAACAGCCAGGGCTGAAAAAGTATACAGACGAAAAACTATACAGATAATGACAAGAACATCGGATGATGATCTATAAGATTTATATATGAGTTACTCTACATCAGAGACAGATTCTTCCTTGCGTCTGCCGTGGAGAGCCATTTTATCGAGGCAGGGTCTCCTGCTCATTTTGATAGTATCCGTAGTATTAACCCTGGTTACCGGCACTTACGCCCTTACCCCTGAGGAGGCGATCAACATAAGGGTTTACAAAGAGGTAAGCCCTTCGGTTGTCAATATCACCACCACTACCCTGATAAGGGATTTTTTTTCAGTATATCCCCGTAAGGGCGCCGGCTCCGGCTCCATAATCGACCCAGCAGGTTACGTGCTTACCAACTATCACGTGATAGAGGGTGCTTCAGAGATAACGGTTACCCTGAGTAACGGAAACAAGTACAAGGCAACGTTTGTCGGGGCTGACCCGGAAAACGATATAGCCATTATCCGGATACCCCGTGTGAAGGGCTTGATTCCCCTGAAGCTTGGTGATTCGGAGAGACTTCAGGTTGGTCAGAAGGTCTATGCCATAGGCAATCCCTTTGGGCTTACCTCTACCCTTACCACAGGGATTATCAGTGCCCTGGGGCGGCCTTTGACAACAGAGTCCGGCAGGGTGATAGAGAATGTTATTCAGACTGATGCACCAATAAATCCGGGAAACTCGGGCGGCCCCCTGATAAACACATCAGGAGAGGTCGTTGCTATAAATACCGCCATCTTCAGCCCGTCGGGAGGCAATGTCGGGATCGGGTTTGCCATACCGGTAAATACGGCAAAGGGCCTGATACCCGATCTGATCAAGTACGGCCGGGTGAAGAGGCCCTGGCTTGGAATAACAGGCGTGCCGCTCTGGAAGGAACTGTCCGCTGCATTGAGGCTCCCTGTTGATACAGGTATACTCGTTTCCGAGGTGGACCCGAAAGGCCCGGCTGCAAGGGCCGGTATCAGGGGTGGCAACAGACCCGTTGAGATCAGCGGAATAATTTTTTATCTCGGGGGAGACATAATAATTGATATTGACGGGACCAGGGTGACCTCAATGGATGATTTGAAGAAGGCCATGATGGGCAGGAGAGAGGGACAGGTGGTGCCTGTAAAGGTTGTCAGGGGCAAAGGGGTGCTGACACTTAAAGTAAGAGTGAGGTTGAAATCATGAAGAAGGCACTTGCCTGTGTGGTGCTTGCTGCCGGACAGGGGACGAGAATGAGATCAACCATCCCAAAGGTGCTGCACAGGCTTAACGGTATCCCGATGATTCATTATGTCCTGCGTGCAGTGTCAGGGCTTGGGCCTGAGAGGGTTATTGTTGTTGCGGGAAGGCATAATGAGAAGGTTTTAAAGGGAGCGCTGAAATCAGGGGACGTTCGGTTTGCCCTGCAGAAGACGCCGCTTGGCACAGCCCATGCCCTCATGAGTGCGGTAAGGGCGCTCAGGGGTTTTCAGGGAGACATCCTTGTTCTCAATGGTGATACACCGCTCGTCAGTACCATAACCGTCAGGAAGTTCATAACAAAACACAGACGTGCGAGGAAGAGTCTCAGCCTGCTCTCCTTTATTGCAGAGGACCCGACCGGGTATGGAAGGGTTTTAAGGGACAGATCCGGCACTCCCCTCGGGATAAGGGAGGAAAAGGATGCCACTGAAGATGAGAGGGCAATAAACGAGGTAAACAGCGGCATCTATCTCTTTAAGCCCCAAACCCTGACCCTGCTGAAGAAGATAGGACTTAACAGCAAAAAGGGTGAATATTATCTTACGGATATCCTGGAGATTGCCTGTCAGAAGGGGTTGTCATGCGGAGTTTACTGCTCCGGTGACGAGAGGGAGTTTATGGGTATCAATACCACGGAGGAGCTGCTGAGGGCCCAGAGGATATTGCGGGAGAAGACAGTCAGGTACTGGCTTGAGAGGGATGTGAGTTTTATGGATGAGACAGCGGTTTATATTCATCCGGATGTGGTTATAGGTGAAGGCACACATATCTACCCCAATGTTTATCTTGAGGGAAAGACGAGTATCGGCAGCGGATGCGTCATCTATCCGGATGTAAGAATAACGGACAGCACCGTAGGTGACGGGGTCACCATAAAGGATTCGTCGGTTATTGAATCAGCCGAAATACAGGGCAATACAATTATAGGTCCCTTTGCCAGGCTGAGGCCCGGAACAAGGATTATGAAGGATGCGAGGATCGGTAATTTTGTTGAGGTGAAGGCATCAACCATAGGTGAGGGTGCAAAGGCGCAGCATCTCACATATATCGGAGATGCAGATGTGGGAAAGAAGGTAAATATAGGGGCGGGCACAATCACATGTAATTATGACGGGGTGAAAAAACACAGGACGGTTATAGAGGACAATGTCTTTATAGGGAGTGATACGCAGCTTGTTGCACCTGTGAGGGTGGAAAAGGGGGCCTATGTGGGTGCCGGGTCAACCATAACAAGGGATGTTCCCCCAGGTGCCCTTGCCATCAGCAGGTCTCCGGAGAGGTGTATAAAAGGCTGGGCGAAGAAAAGGAAGAAGAAAAAATAACGAGCTATGTGTGGAATAATAGGATATATAGGCAAAGAGGATGCAGTTGACCTTGTGGTTGAAGGGTTGAGACACCTTGAATACAGGGGCTATGATTCAGCAGGTGTTGCCTTCCCCTCGGACAAAGGGTTGGAGGTCCGGAGGTGCAAGGGGAAGATAAAGGACCTGGAGGCTATTGTCTACAGGGATAAGCCTGCAGCGAATGTGGCCATAGGACATACGAGGTGGGCAACCCATGGTGTGCCGTCTGAATATAATGCACATCCCCACAGTTCAGACAATATAGTGCTTGTGCATAACGGGATTATAGAAAACTATCTTGATCTCAAAAAGGATCTGACC
This sequence is a window from Nitrospirota bacterium. Protein-coding genes within it:
- a CDS encoding YebC/PmpR family DNA-binding transcriptional regulator gives rise to the protein MSGHSKWSQIKHKKAVVDVKRGKLFSKLAKEIAVAARLGGEDPAMNPRLRTAIEKAKEANMPHDNIKRAIQKGTGELPGASYEEAIYEGYGPGGVALLIEVLTDNKNRTVAEIRHLLGKHGGSLGEAGCVSWMFEKKGYILVEKSSTDEDTLMSIVIDAGAEDMKNDPSEAHYEIITAPEDLKKVKDVLLERGIPVSVAEITMLPKSCVSLDSSTAEKMIRLMEILEDLDDVQNVYANFDIPDEVMAKAEK
- a CDS encoding trypsin-like peptidase domain-containing protein; its protein translation is MIVSVVLTLVTGTYALTPEEAINIRVYKEVSPSVVNITTTTLIRDFFSVYPRKGAGSGSIIDPAGYVLTNYHVIEGASEITVTLSNGNKYKATFVGADPENDIAIIRIPRVKGLIPLKLGDSERLQVGQKVYAIGNPFGLTSTLTTGIISALGRPLTTESGRVIENVIQTDAPINPGNSGGPLINTSGEVVAINTAIFSPSGGNVGIGFAIPVNTAKGLIPDLIKYGRVKRPWLGITGVPLWKELSAALRLPVDTGILVSEVDPKGPAARAGIRGGNRPVEISGIIFYLGGDIIIDIDGTRVTSMDDLKKAMMGRREGQVVPVKVVRGKGVLTLKVRVRLKS
- the glmU gene encoding bifunctional UDP-N-acetylglucosamine diphosphorylase/glucosamine-1-phosphate N-acetyltransferase GlmU → MKKALACVVLAAGQGTRMRSTIPKVLHRLNGIPMIHYVLRAVSGLGPERVIVVAGRHNEKVLKGALKSGDVRFALQKTPLGTAHALMSAVRALRGFQGDILVLNGDTPLVSTITVRKFITKHRRARKSLSLLSFIAEDPTGYGRVLRDRSGTPLGIREEKDATEDERAINEVNSGIYLFKPQTLTLLKKIGLNSKKGEYYLTDILEIACQKGLSCGVYCSGDEREFMGINTTEELLRAQRILREKTVRYWLERDVSFMDETAVYIHPDVVIGEGTHIYPNVYLEGKTSIGSGCVIYPDVRITDSTVGDGVTIKDSSVIESAEIQGNTIIGPFARLRPGTRIMKDARIGNFVEVKASTIGEGAKAQHLTYIGDADVGKKVNIGAGTITCNYDGVKKHRTVIEDNVFIGSDTQLVAPVRVEKGAYVGAGSTITRDVPPGALAISRSPERCIKGWAKKRKKKK
- a CDS encoding sigma-54 dependent transcriptional regulator, producing the protein MQECEAGVESILIVEDKKSMADMLKASLSSEGYKCIIALDGKEGIKQLQQRTVGVVVTDLKLPKKDGLEVLKAAQVEDPTLPVIIMTAYGTIEVAVEAMKQGAYDFITKPFDIDHLLVIVRRALEVRRLYRENLLLKEEVSSRTGLPRIIGVSDKIKDVVQKVQRVAPTKSTVLLHGESGTGKELFARAIHHLSMGKDNLFVPINCAAIPRELLESELFGHEKGAFTGAEARKLGKFELAHKGTIFLDEIAELEMSLQAKLLRVLQDHVIERVGGTRPIQVEVRVIAASNKDLASCIQEGKFREDLYYRLNVFPIFIPPLRERRDDIPMLAEFFVNKYAAEMKIKPKAISRETMKLLMEYNWKGNVREIENTIERAMILADGDTILPEHISLMALKVNSSIEGLPMDGPLEETTKAALKLAETLRIRKALESTRWNKTRAAELLKISYKTLLTKIKEYQIE